The genomic stretch TCCGGTAATGTTCCTCCAGCTGATCCGGTTCAATCCCGTACGCCGCGGCTCGTTCCTCACGCCAGCTTGAACCCCAGATTGCCGATCCTTGAAGAACTGCATCAGGCAAAACGGAGTTGACCCTAATGCCGAATTCTCCGCCTTCTGCTGCGATGCATCTTGCTAAATGGGTTTCAAGCGCCTTAACAGAGCTGTAGGCAGAGGCGTTTTTTCCCGCATAAACTGAATTTTTCGATCCGACAAATACCATGCTTCCGCCTCTATTTTGATGTTTCATCTGTTTAAACGCTTCACGGGCTACAAGGAAATAGCCTGTTCCTAAAACATTCATATTAAGATTCCATTCTTTTAGACTTGTTTCGTCAAATGGGCTTGATGTGGCCAGCCCGGCATTATTGACGACGATATCAATGCCGCCGTAAGCAAGCGCCGCTCGTTCAAAAGCTGACTGTACGTCTTCCTCCTTTGTCACATCCATTTTGACAGCCATTGCCCGTCCTTTTCCGTATGCATCGTTTATTTCCCCGGCAATTTTCTGTGCGCCTTCTATATTCAGATCAGCTACGATCACGTGCCCTCCCTCAGCTGCAAATCGGCGGCATGCCGCACTGCCGATTCCGCCGGCTCCTCCAGTTATCAGCGCTACTTTTCGGGAAAATTCTGCTTCCGGCGGGGCCAGCGTGAGTTTATATAGTTCGAGCGGCCAATATTCGACATGGTAGGACTCATTTTCATGTAAAGAAACAAATTGCCCCAGAGCGGTTGCTCCTTTCATTACGGCGATGGCCCTCCGATATAAAGCCCCGCTTACTTTAGACATCGCATAACTTTTTCCTGTATTCACCATTCCGATTCCAGGAATCAATATCACCCGCGGGGCGGATTCAAAGATTTGATCCCCATCCTGCTGATTGCGTGTAAAGTAAGCCTGATACTCTGATGTAAAGGTCTCGACTCCTGACTTGATCAGATCTGCAAGCTTGTGCACATCTTGAGTTTCCGGATTCCAATCAATGTACAGCGGAACCCGTTTTGTGTGAACAAGGTGATCCGGGCATGCCGCACCGATTTGCGAAAGTGCTGGCGCTTGGACACTGTTTACAAATTCCAAGACATCGTCATGATCATCATAGGAAAGGATCATTTTCTTTTCTTCACTTACTGCTCCTCTGATCACAGGCATGATGCCTGCCAAGATTTGTTTTCTTTTATCCTCCGGCAGCGGCTGATACCTTTTGCCTCCGAATACCTCATGCTGATTGATACGATCGTTAATATACTGCTCGGCTTCTTGAATGATGGATATCGTTTTTTGATAACATGTTTCAGACGTCTCTCCCCAAGTGACTAAGCCGTGTTTCTCCATTAATACAAGCTCGGCGTGGGGGTTGTTTGCTACGCCTTCAGCGATCATTTTAGACAAAGTAAATCCAGGACGGACGTATGGCACCCATACAAACCGATTTCCGTAAATGTCTTCAGCGATTTGTTTTCCATTATCCGCACAGCATATGCTGATAATCGCATCTGGATGGGTATGGTCAACATGTTTGTATGGCAGAAAAGCGTGTAATAGCGTTTCAATTGAAGGGCGGGGATGTTTGCTGTCTATCATACAATGAGACAGGTAGTCTACCATTTCTTCATCGGGCATTTGGTCCCTTTTAATCAGCGGGCGGATATCATCTAATTTCAAACCGGAAAAGTTATGCGCTTTCATTGTTGCCAAATCCGATCCGCTTCCTTTTACCCACATGACTTCTATTTCACGGCCTCTAAAATCCTTTTCCGTTGTTTTCATAGATGTATTCCCCCCGCCCCAGTTGCAGACAGTGCGGTCTGACCCGATCAGATTGGACCTGTACACCAATTCCTCTACACCTTTAGGTAGCTGTGCAGCTCGCTCTGAATCCCATATATGTTTCACCATATTTGATATTCCTCCATACCCTTTTATTTGTATCCGTTTTCATTATATATGATTTCTGTTTGTTTTTGAATCGTTTTTGTTTATTTTTGCTTTTTAACAAAAAAAGAAAGCAGCAGATATGCCGCTTTCTCGTTTCATTATGATTCTATTTTAAATTTCTTCGTAATGTCCTGAAGTTCTTCCGCCATGTTTGCCAACGTTTCCGCTGAAGAGCTGATTTCTTCCATGGACGCAAGCTGTTCTTCCGCCGAAGCTGCGATATCCTGAATGCCTGCTGAGCTTTCTTTCGCCACTGCAGAAATATCTTCAACAGCACTTGACACTTCCTGTGATCCGGCTGACAGTTGTTCAACCGTCGCGTTCAAGTTTTGCAATTCGCCGGAAATTTGGGTTGTCATCTCATAGATTTGTTTAAAGCTTTCCGCTGTTTGATCCGTAATCTGCAAGCCTTCTTTCACTTCATGATTCACGGATTGGAACATTGAAAGTGAGGTGCTGATTTCCCTGACAATCTCTTGAATTAATCCTTCAATTTCCTTGGCGGAGTCTGCTGATTGTACAGCAAGTTTTCTAACCTCTTCCGCAACTACTGAGAAACCTCTTCCGTATTCTCCCGCTCTTGCCGCCTCAATCGCAGCATTTAATGCAAGCAGGTTGGTTTGATCAGCAATGCCGTTAATCACATTCAAGATGCTTGTGATGTCTTGCGATTTTGTTTCAAGGCCCTTCACAACCGCTTCCGCTTTTTGAACGGATTGGTCAATTGTTTTCATCTGGCCGACTGTATGCTCCACCAGCTTTTCTCCGCTGCCCGCTGCCTCAGAGGACTGAATCGATGATTTCGTAATGGTTGAAGAGGCTTGAGCCACTTTTGAAATCCCCTCGTTCATTTGAGAAAGATGATTTGAGCTTGTTTCCAGTTTCTCGCTTTGTGCCTCGTTGCCATCTGAGAACTGTTCGATGGCAAGTGTAATATGTTCAGTTGCCTTGCTTGTTTGGGCTGCGCTTGCTGTCAGCTCCTCAGAAGATGAAGCGACGTTTTCTACAGACGTTTGAATAACGCCTATTACAGAACGCAATGATGCAGACATTTCATTAAAGCTTTCGCCAAGCTGGCCAAACTCGTTTTTCGAGTGAATGTCAATGACTTCTGTGAGATCTCCGCTGCTGATTTTTGCAGACGTTGAGACAAGTTTTCTTAACGGCTTGGTGATGGCACGGATAATATAGAGTATGAGTATGCCGCCGATTACTATTGACACGCATAGAATGATAACCGCAGTGTTCAGCACCGGGCTTGAAGCATCTTGCAATTCACTGACAAAATATGTGCCCGCGATTTTCCAGCCAGTCAGTTTATTTGTCGTAAAGGCCATTTTCTTTTCTTTGCCTTCGAATGTATATTCAAATGAGCCTTCTTTTTTGGAATATACTTGGTTTGTCCAATCGCCGGAACCGGTTGTCCCCGGCTTAATGGTCGGATGGGCGATATATTTTTTGTTGCCTGTCGTAATAAATGCAAAGCCTTCTTTTCCGATTTTGATTCTTTTTGATGCAGTAAGCACTTCATCCAGGTTTAAATCTAGCGCTATAACCCCTGAACCGTCTTTTAATTGTTTTGAAATTGTGACAACGATATCTCCTGTCGCTTCATCGGTATACGGTTCTGAGAAAACAGCTTGTCCTTTTTCCGCAACCGCCTGTTTGTACCAGTCACGTCCTGTCGGATCGAAACCTTTCGGAACACCGCTATCCGGATATTTATAAAGCTTCTTATCTTCTGAGGCAGCATAGATTGCGCCTACATCGTCGTTAAGTGTCGTGTACTGCTTAAATTTCTCTTTCAGTAATGTTTTGTTTTTGCCTAACAATATGTCTTTATCGACTGTCTCACTATAATAATCTATTGCTTTTACTTTATCTTCTAATTTATTTTGCAGCGTACTGTTTAGTTCTTCAACATTTCCCTTCGCACTGCTTATGAGCTCTCTGTCTAACGCGTTCCAAGCTGATTGATAACTGAAATATGCTAAAACCCCAACCGGCAAAATAAGCACTGCCAGAAACGCAGCGATTAGCGGTTTGCTGATCGATGGCTGTTTGATCCATTGTATGAATTTTCCCATTCTCGTTGACTCCTCCTTTAAGATAAATCTAATATCGTCAAACTAGGATAAAAGGTTTAATAAAAAAACTAAAAAAAACACCCAAGCGCAACAAGCTTGGGTGTTAAGGCTTATTATTCAATTTTAAATCGTTTGGTCATATCCCGAAGCTCTTCCGCCATAGAGGAAAGGGTCTCTGCAGACGAGCTGATTTCTTCCATGGAAGCTAGCTGCTCTTCAGCTGACGCCGCGATATCTTGTATATGCGCTGAGCTTTCTTTTGAAATCGATGCAATGTGCTCAGACGCTCCCGAAACTTCTTCGGAGCTGGCAGAAAGCTGCTGAACCGTCGCACTCATATTTTGCAGTTCGCCGGCGATTTGGTTCGTCATTTCAGAAATGCGTTTGAAGCTCATTTCTGTTTTATCTGTGATGTCAAGTCCTGTCTGCACCTCTTGATTGACAGATTGGAACATGCCGAGTGATGTATTGATTTCCTTCACAATTTCGATGATTAATCCTTCAATCTCTTTTGCTGAATCTGCTGACTGTACTGCCAGTTTTCTTACTTCTTCCGCTACAACGGAGAAGCCGCGGCCGTACTCGCCTGCGCGCGCTGCTTCAATTGCTGCGTTTAAGGCAAGCAGGTTCGTCTGGTCTGCGATGCCGTTGATCACACGCAAAATGTTTGTAATATCTTTCGATTTCGTTTCCAATCCGCGTACGACTTGCTCCGCTTCTTTAACGGACTTGTCAATGACATTCATTTGGCCGACGGTTTGATGAACAAGCTTGCCGCCTTCACTTGCAATTTCTGTCGATTGAACAGATGAATCAGTGATCACTTCAGAAGCTTGAGCCATATTCGTCAACCCGTCATTCATTTGATAAATGTGCTCTGCTGCCGTTTCAATGTTTTCGTTTTGTTTTTCATTGCCGTTAGAAAATTGTTCAATCGCCAATGTAATGTGCTCTGTTGCCTTGCTCGTTTGCGCAGCTGATGCAGTCAGCTCCTCAGAGGAAGCGGCAACATTGTCTACCGAATCCTGGATGGCGTGTATGAGAGAACGAAGTGACGACGCCATATTGTTAAAGCTTTTGCCGAGCTCGCCCAATTCATCTTTTGAACGGATATCAATGGTTTCCGTCAAATCTCCCTCGCTGATCCGCTTAGAGGAACCGACAAGCTGTTTCAGCGGTGTTGTAATCGACCGAATGATCAATGTCATGACGATAATCCCTATGATAATAGCTGCGGCCAAGACAATTAAAGCAAGGTGAAGGACAGGCTGGGCTGCCTCATGGATTTCATCCAAATACATGGTGCCGCCGATCTTCCATCCCGTCAACTTGTTTGTGTCAAAGGCCATTTTTTTCTTATCGCCATCCATGGTGTATTGAAAATCGCCTTTATCAGCACTCAACATCTTATCGAGCCAGTCGCCTTTTAATTCAGTTCCTGATTGTTCATTAGGGTGTGCGACAACTTTTTTGTCCTTCGTCATGATAAATGCGTAGCCTTGTGTGCCGATGTTGACTTTTTTGGTTGTTTTCAGCAGATTTTCAATCGTCATGTTGATTGCGATAACGCCTGAACCATCTTTTGTCTGCTGGGCGATTGTCACAACCATCGTATTTGTCGACGCGGTTTTATAAGGGTCTGTGATCACGACTTTCCCTTTATTTGCAACCGCTTTTTTGTACCAGTCGCGTTCAACCGGATTATAGCCGCTTGGCATCGGAAGATCCGGATAGCGGGTAAAGTGCCCTTTTGTGTCACTTGTATAAATGGATTCTACATCCTTGTTAATGCTGATATATTGTGAGAATTTCTCTGCAATGCTTGCATTGCTTTTTGCATTGTATTTCTCTTTTGTCAGCCATTCGCTGAAATAATCAGCACTGTTTTCTTTTTCGCCGATGCTGGTGTTAATGATTTCGTTTAATTGCTGTACATTTTCCAATGCGCTCCCCATCATCTGTCTGTCGAGTGAGCTGCTAGCCGATTGATACGCAAAGATCGCCAATATGACAACCGGTATGATGAGGATCGACAGAAAGGAAACGAGAAGCTTCCGTGTAATTGATCTTTGTTTTATGAGTTGGAGTATTTTTTTCATCATTCATTTCTCCTTTTTTATGCTACCCTTCATATCGGCTGGAAATGGGTAAATATATACAGCAAAAAAGAAGAAATTTAACAAAAGTAACTAATTTCCCATAAATAAATAGTATTTTAGACCTATTATTTGTCTACTTTAAATTGTTTTGTCAGATCACGGAGTTCTTCAGACATTCTTTCAAGCGTCAGTGCAGATGAACTAATCTCCTCCATGGATGCCAGCTGTTCCTCAGCTGAAGCGGCGATATCTTGGATGCCATCCGAGCTTTCCTTAGAAATGGCAGTGATATCATTTGAAGCTGCGGAAATTTCTTGAGCTCCCGCTGACAGCTCCTCAACCGTCGCATTCATGTTTTGCAGCTCGGAAGCAATTTGATTGGTCATTTGCGATATATGTTTGAAGCTCTGTTTAGTTTCATCCGTCATGACAAGCCCTGTTTCAACTTCTTTGTTTACGGACTGAAGCACGTTCAGTGATGTGTGAATTTCTTTTACTATTTCACTGATCAGCGATTCAATTTCTTTTGCTGAGTCAGCCGACTGTACCGCGAGCTTTCTCACTTCCTCAGCGACGACTGAGAAGCCCCGGCCGTATTCACCCGCTCTGGCAGCTTCAATGGCGGCATTTAAAGCCAAAAGATTGGTTTGATCCGCAATGCCGTTGATGACACGCAAAATATTCGTGATATCCTTTGATTTGATCTCCAGCCCTTTCACCACTTGTTCCGCTGCTTTTACGGAATGGTCAATTGTGTTCATTTGGCCGGCTGTTTTCTGGACGAGTGTCTCCCCTTTGCTTGACACTTCGGTTGAATCTGCGGATGTTTCTGTAATCACTGCTGCAGCCCGCGCCAGCTCTGCCAATCCGTCATTCATTTCATTAATTTGTTCGGTTGTCGTTTCTATTTTCTCGCTTTGGCTTTCACTGCCGTTTGAAAATTGCTCGATAGCCATCGTAATGTGCTCAGTGGCTCTGCTTGTCTGGTCTGCCGATGCAGTCAGCTCTTCAGACGAGGAGGCAACGTGTTCTACTGAGTCTTTGATCCCGTGAATGAGCGAGCGAAGCGAGTGTGCCATATGATTGAAGCTCTCACTCAGAACGCCGAGTTCATCTTTTGAATTGATTTCAATCGTTTCGGTTAGATCGCCTTCACTAATTTTTTCAGCGGATGCGACAATGCGTCTCAATGGCTTTGTGATGGATCGAATCACAAAATAAATCGCCGTCATTCCAGCTCCGATGGCAATCGCCAGAACGATTGAAGCCATGATCAGAACCCTGCTTGCAGCATCGTGAATCTCGTTTGCATACATCGTGCCGCTGATTTTCCAGCCTGTTGTTTGGCTTGTTGCAAATGCCATTTTTTTCTTTTTGCCTTTGTACGTATATTCAAAGTCCCCGCTTTTATCCTTGTAGAGCTTATCAACCCAGTCCCCTTTTAGCTCTGTTCCCGCTTTTTCTCCGGAGTAGGCGATGACTTTCTTGTTTTGGCTCAAAATAAAAGCATAGCCTTCTTTTCCGATATTGATTCCTTTCGCGGTAGTGACTAAGTCATCAATTTTCATATCAATGGCGACAACGCCTGACCCATCCACCGTTTGACGGGCGATGGTGACGACCATTTTTCCTGATGAAATCGATTCATAAGGCTCAGTGACAATTGTTTTGCCTTTATTGGCCATTGCTTCTTTGTACCAATCTCGTTCCAAAGCATTAAAGTCGCTTGGCATGTCAGCGTACGGATAACGTGTGAAGTCCCCGTCTTTGCCGCTTGAAAATACCGCAGCGACATTATCATTCATTTGGATAAATTGTTTAAATTCCTGTTTCAGCTCTGTTTTCTTTTTATCCTGAAATTTTTCTGCTGTAGCCCAATCGCTGAAATATGCGAGGCTTTTTTCAGTAGTGCTGATTTTATCATCAATGATGTGATCTAATATCTGAACATTTTCCTTTGCGCTTTGCGTCATCTGTACATCAAGTGAGGCAACTGCTGATTGATAAGCGCTAACCGAAAGGGCGGTTATCGGAACAATTAAGATCAGCAGGAAAGAAATAATAAGTCTCCTTGCAATTGATGATCTGCGAATAGTGGTGAGTGTTTTTTTCATTTCCTTTTGAACCTTCTTTCAATAATTTACAAATTATATCGGCGGATCTTCCTTTAAATTACATTGAAAATGGAGGAAAAAATGAAAAATAGTTCTAAATTCACCTGTTAAACTAGGACTTTATTATTGTTTACCATATAAAAAAACAGCGCTTTGATAGCGCTGTTTTTCGGTTTTTACTCGATTTTAAATTGTTTCGTCAGATCGCGAAGCTCTTCTGCCATCTGCGCAAGAGTCGTCGCTGAGGAACTGATTTCTTCCATGGAAGCAAGCTGTTCTTCAGCTGATGCGGCAATGTCCTGGATGCTTGCCGAGCTTTCTTTCGACACGTCTGCAATGCCGCTGACTGCTGCTGAAACATGCTGTGAACGGTCTGACAGCTGCTCGACGGTGGAATTCATCGTCTGCAGCTTGCCCGCGATTTCGTTTGTCATGCTGAAAATGCTCTGGAAGCTTTCTTTTGTATTGTCTGTGACAACAAGTCCGGACTGTACTTCCTGATTGACCTCTTTAAACATGTGAAGAGAGGTGTCGATTTCTGCGACGATTTCTTGGATCAGCTTTTCGATTTCTTTCGCTGAATCGGCTGATTGGACAGCCAGCTTGCGCACCTCCTCCGCTACGACAGAGAAGCCGCGTCCTGACTCTCCGGCACGCGCCGCTTCAATGGCTGCATTTAGTGCAAGCAGATTTGTTTGGTCAGCGATTCCGTTGATGACTCTCAAAATGCTTGTGATGTCTTTTGATTTTCCTTCTAAGCCTTTGACAACAGCTTCAGCCTGCTGAACAGATTGATTAATCGAGTTCATTTGTCCGACTGTCTGCTGCACAAACTTCTCACCCGTTCCGGCGATTTCCGTTGATTGGATAGATGCCTTTGTAATATCTGACGATGTTTGTGAGACTTGCTGGAGTCCTTCATTCATTAAGTTCAGCTGATGAGAGCTGGATTCAACCTTTTCGCTTTGCTCCTCGTTTCCGTTTGAGAACTGCTCAATCGCCATCGTAATATGCTCGGTGGCTTTACTCGTCTGCCCGGCAGATGCGGTAAGCTGTTCGGAAGATGCGGCCACATTGTTCACCGAGTCCTGAATAGCGCTGATCAGAGAGCGGAGAGATTGTCCCATTTCATTGAAGCTTTCCCCAAGCTCTCCAAGCTCATCCTTTGAATGGATTTCGATCGTTTCGGTCAGATCCCCCCTGCTGATCGTTTTCGATGATTGAACAAGACGTTTTAACGGTTTTGTAATCGAACGAACGATAAACAGAATTAAAATTCCGCCTGCCACAATGGAAGCAATCAGCACAATCATTCCTGTTGTCAGCACAGACTTTGAGGCATCCTTAATTTCATCCATATACATTGTGCCGGCTATTTTCCAACCAGTCAGTTCGTTTGTAGTATAGGTCATCTTTTTATCTTCGTTATTAAGAGTATACTGGAGTTCACCGCTGTCATTCGCATACATTTTGGCTACCCAGTCGCCTGAAAGCTTTTCTCCAGCCTTATGGTTCTTGTGGGCGACATAGGTTTTGTTTTTTGTTGCAATGAAAGCATAACCTTCTTTTCCGACCTTGATTTGTTTCATTTGTTCTAACAATTTATCAATGGTAATATCCATGGCGACAACGCCAGATCCGTCCTTCAGCTCCTGTGCAATGGTAATGACCATGCTTCCGTCACTCGCAGCCACGTAAGGATCTGTCACGACAATTTCACCGCCGGCCTTCATCGCATCCTGGTACCAAGGCCGTTGTCTCGGGTCGTATCCTTCCGGCAATTTTTCTTTTGGCGCTTGTACATAAGTGCCGTTATCTGCGCCCCCATAAATTCTGGCTACTCCTTGATTAATAGATACATATTGTGAAAATTTAGCTTTGATCTCTTCTTGATTTGATTTCCCTTTGAATGCGGATCTTTTAAGAGATTCACTGAAAAAGGTGACTGCTTTCGCTTTTTCTCCCAGATCATTTGTAACAGTTGTATTAAATGTATCGACACTGTTTTTCGCATTTCCCATAATTTCCTGATCCAGCTTTCCGCTGGCGCTTCGGTAAGAGCTAAATTCTAATATAAGAATAGGGATAATGAGAATCGCAATAAATGAGACGATTAATTTCTTTGAAATAGACGGTTTCTTCAGCCAATTGATAAAAGTCTTCATGTCACTTGCTCCTTCAGGTTTGATACAGTATATATCGGCTGCTTAAAAAAGTTTTAAAATAAAAAATGGAAGAAGTTCTTTTTGGCTGTCTTCTGCCTTTTTAACTTTCATTGCCCAAGCTCTTTGCATATCTTATAAAAAACAAGGGGGGCTAAACATGATTATTGTATCAGGACAATTGCTCCGTCCCCAGGATATTGAAAATTGGCAGATTGATCAAGATCTGAATCCGCTCTTAAAAGAGATGATTGAGACGCCTGTTCAGTTTGATTATCATTCAATTGCTGAACTGATGTTTGAGCTTAAACTGCGGATGAATATTGTAGCAGCGGCAAAGACGCTGCACAAAAGCGGGGCGAAGTTTGCCACTTTTTTAAAAACATACGGGAATACAACGTATTGGAGGGTTTCACCGGAGGGCGCCTTGGAGCTGAAATACAGAATGCCGCCTTCAAAAGCGATTCGGGACATTGCAGAGAACGGCCCGTTTTATGCGTTTGAATGCGCAACCGCAATCGTTATCATTTATTACTTGGCCTTAATCGATACAATCGGAGAAGATAAATTCAATGCCAGCTTTGACAGAATTATTTTATATGACTGGCATTATGAGAAATTGCC from Bacillus subtilis subsp. subtilis str. 168 encodes the following:
- the tgl gene encoding protein-glutamine gamma-glutamyltransferase (transglutaminase) (Evidence 1a: Function from experimental evidences in the studied strain; PubMedId: 9692191, 16267299, 16751597, 16936016, 18249137, 26322858; Product type e : enzyme) — translated: MIIVSGQLLRPQDIENWQIDQDLNPLLKEMIETPVQFDYHSIAELMFELKLRMNIVAAAKTLHKSGAKFATFLKTYGNTTYWRVSPEGALELKYRMPPSKAIRDIAENGPFYAFECATAIVIIYYLALIDTIGEDKFNASFDRIILYDWHYEKLPIYTETGHHFFLGDCLYFKNPEFDPQKAQWRGENVILLGEDKYFAHGLGILNGKQIIDKLNSFRKKGALQSAYLLSQATRLDVPSLFRIVR